A genome region from Thalassococcus arenae includes the following:
- a CDS encoding DUF1194 domain-containing protein, which translates to MVRALLAGLFWLAAGPAAAECRLALLLALDVSSSVDAGEYALQREGVADALLAPEVQAAILGGEAGVALAAYEWSGRRQSAVVLDWVMLRDAGDIAAAAAVLRGAKRSETRFPTAMGFALGFGAGLLRRAPVCDRQVIDVSGDGVTNDGFPPRLAYKHFPFDGVVVNGLAVLGADPQVEAYYRDEVRFGPGAFVETAQGYAGYRAAMARKLFRELGGMQVGAAR; encoded by the coding sequence TTGGTAAGGGCGCTGCTGGCCGGGCTGTTCTGGCTGGCGGCGGGGCCGGCGGCGGCGGAGTGCCGGCTGGCACTGCTGCTGGCGCTGGACGTGTCGTCTTCGGTCGATGCGGGCGAATACGCGCTGCAGCGCGAGGGCGTGGCCGATGCGTTGCTGGCACCCGAGGTGCAGGCGGCGATCCTGGGCGGCGAGGCCGGCGTGGCGCTGGCGGCCTATGAATGGTCGGGGCGGCGGCAGAGCGCGGTGGTGCTGGACTGGGTCATGCTGCGCGACGCCGGAGACATCGCCGCGGCGGCGGCGGTGCTGCGCGGCGCCAAGCGGTCCGAGACGCGGTTTCCCACGGCGATGGGCTTTGCGCTGGGTTTTGGCGCGGGGCTGTTGCGGCGGGCGCCGGTCTGCGACAGGCAGGTGATCGACGTGTCGGGCGACGGGGTGACCAATGACGGCTTTCCGCCGCGGCTGGCCTACAAGCATTTTCCCTTTGACGGGGTGGTGGTGAACGGGCTGGCGGTGCTGGGCGCCGATCCGCAGGTCGAGGCCTATTACCGCGACGAGGTGCGGTTCGGGCCGGGGGCCTTCGTCGAGACGGCGCAGGGCTATGCCGGCTATCGCGCCGCGATGGCGCGCAAGCTGTTCCGCGAACTGGGCGGAATGCAGGTGGGGGCGGCGCGGTGA
- a CDS encoding DUF1194 domain-containing protein, translated as MRAVLAGLLALGLAGPADAACRQALALGLDVSGSVDSLEYRLQADGLAAALENPDVQAALFSMPGAPVVLAVYEWSGPEAQRLLVGWTEIAGPEALAAVTARLRAADRGIGAFSTAIGSAKAFGAALLAERRDCWKRTLDLSGDGKSNTGPRPQDVRPGGITVNGLVIGQPETGGREPPGVAELGAYFRAYVLEGDDAFLEIALGFEDFEAAMTRKLLRELEVMVVSRRQAR; from the coding sequence GTGAGGGCGGTTCTGGCGGGGTTGCTGGCTTTGGGCCTGGCGGGACCGGCGGATGCGGCCTGCCGGCAGGCGCTGGCCCTGGGGCTGGACGTGTCGGGGTCGGTGGACAGCCTGGAATACCGGCTGCAGGCCGACGGGCTGGCGGCGGCGCTGGAGAACCCGGACGTGCAGGCCGCGCTGTTTTCGATGCCGGGCGCGCCGGTGGTGCTGGCGGTGTACGAATGGAGCGGACCCGAGGCGCAGCGCCTGCTGGTGGGCTGGACCGAGATCGCCGGGCCGGAGGCGCTGGCGGCGGTGACGGCGCGTCTGCGGGCGGCGGATCGCGGGATCGGGGCGTTCTCCACCGCCATCGGGTCGGCCAAGGCGTTCGGCGCGGCGCTGCTGGCCGAGCGGCGGGATTGCTGGAAGCGGACACTGGATCTGTCGGGCGACGGCAAGTCGAATACCGGGCCGCGGCCGCAGGATGTGCGGCCGGGCGGGATCACGGTCAACGGTCTGGTGATCGGCCAGCCCGAGACCGGCGGGCGCGAGCCGCCGGGCGTGGCCGAACTGGGCGCCTATTTCCGCGCCTATGTGCTGGAGGGCGACGATGCCTTCCTGGAAATCGCGTTGGGTTTCGAGGATTTCGAGGCGGCGATGACCCGCAAGCTGTTGCGCGAACTGGAGGTCATGGTGGTGTCGCGGCGGCAGGCGCGGTGA
- a CDS encoding MarR family winged helix-turn-helix transcriptional regulator produces the protein MSIHPSMDQGPLQGYVSGYLDALSLVERLHRLLLDVIKDEFERVGIIDINAVQALLLFNIGDNEVTAGELKSRGYYQGSNVSYNLKKLVDMGYMHHQRCEIDRRSVRVRLTQRGREVRETVKALFHRHAEALQTKSVIDLDRLDDVTGALRRMERFWTDQIRYIY, from the coding sequence ATGAGCATCCATCCCTCAATGGATCAGGGCCCGCTCCAGGGCTACGTGTCGGGCTATCTCGACGCGCTGTCGCTGGTCGAACGGCTGCACCGGCTGCTGCTGGACGTCATCAAGGACGAATTCGAACGCGTCGGCATCATCGACATCAACGCGGTCCAGGCGCTCTTGCTGTTCAACATCGGCGATAACGAGGTGACGGCGGGCGAACTGAAAAGCCGCGGCTACTATCAGGGCAGCAATGTCAGCTACAACCTCAAGAAACTGGTGGATATGGGCTATATGCACCACCAGCGCTGCGAGATCGACCGCCGTTCGGTCCGCGTCCGGCTGACCCAGCGGGGCCGCGAGGTGCGCGAAACCGTCAAGGCGCTTTTCCACCGTCACGCCGAGGCGCTTCAGACCAAGTCGGTGATCGACCTCGACCGCCTCGACGACGTGACCGGCGCGCTGCGCCGCATGGAACGGTTCTGGACCGACCAGATCCGCTATATTTACTAG
- a CDS encoding succinate dehydrogenase assembly factor 2 encodes MAEDRETRLKRLRMRSMRRGTKEMDILLMRYADARLTALDAAGLDAYEALLAENDQDLYQWISGQQPAPAVHAALVADIAATAARG; translated from the coding sequence GTGGCCGAAGACCGCGAAACCCGCCTCAAACGCCTGCGGATGCGGTCGATGCGGCGTGGCACCAAGGAAATGGACATCCTGCTGATGCGCTACGCCGATGCAAGGCTGACGGCGCTGGATGCCGCCGGGCTCGACGCCTACGAGGCGCTGCTGGCGGAAAACGACCAGGATCTGTACCAGTGGATTTCGGGCCAGCAGCCCGCGCCCGCGGTTCACGCGGCCCTGGTGGCCGACATCGCCGCAACCGCCGCGCGGGGCTGA
- a CDS encoding helix-turn-helix domain-containing protein, giving the protein MEDIMDWYGPEAATFGDRVAAARDAAGLDQEGLARRLGVKLKTLQAWEDDRAEPRANKLQMMAGLLNVSMVWLLTGEGEGLGEITAAEAAEDLGELLLEIRAMRSQMLNAADRLGKLDKRLRIAMSNGD; this is encoded by the coding sequence ATGGAGGACATCATGGACTGGTACGGCCCCGAGGCAGCAACCTTCGGCGACCGCGTGGCGGCGGCGCGAGATGCCGCCGGACTCGACCAGGAAGGCCTGGCCAGAAGGCTGGGCGTCAAGCTCAAGACGCTGCAGGCCTGGGAAGACGATCGCGCCGAACCGCGCGCCAACAAGTTGCAGATGATGGCGGGTCTGCTGAATGTCTCGATGGTCTGGCTGCTGACCGGCGAAGGCGAAGGCCTGGGCGAAATCACCGCCGCCGAGGCCGCCGAGGACCTGGGCGAACTGCTGCTGGAAATCCGCGCCATGCGGTCCCAGATGCTGAACGCCGCCGACCGGCTGGGCAAGCTCGACAAGCGGCTGCGCATCGCGATGAGCAACGGGGACTGA
- a CDS encoding pyridoxal phosphate-dependent aminotransferase — translation MSFLSQTLARVAPSPTVAISQLAREMQAAGRDVISLSAGEPDFDTPGNIKAAAIAAIEAGKTKYTAPDGIPELKAAICAKFRRENGLDYGPAQISVSTGGKQVLYNALMATLNPGDEVVIPAPYWVSYPDMVRLGGGTPVIVEGAAEQGFRITAQALEAAITPKTKWLIFNSPSNPTGAGYSRDQLRALTDVLMRHPHVWVMSDDMYEHLAYDGFRFVTPAQVEPQLYDRTLTVNGVSKAYAMTGWRIGYAGGPEPLIAAMRKVQSQSTTNPCSISQWAAVEALNGPQDFLADRAAVFARRRDMVVARLNGCRGVTCAMPEGAFYVYPGIADCIGKTSAGGARIDSDEAFCTALLEEQGVAVVFGAAFGLSPYFRVSYAASDAELSGACDRIEAFCAGLRDL, via the coding sequence ATGAGCTTTCTGTCGCAGACCCTTGCCCGCGTCGCCCCATCACCCACCGTCGCGATCTCGCAACTTGCGCGCGAGATGCAGGCCGCCGGACGGGACGTGATTTCGCTGAGCGCCGGTGAGCCCGACTTTGACACGCCCGGAAATATCAAGGCTGCGGCGATTGCGGCAATCGAGGCGGGAAAAACGAAATACACCGCGCCCGACGGCATCCCCGAGCTGAAAGCCGCCATCTGCGCGAAATTCCGCCGCGAGAACGGGCTGGATTACGGGCCTGCGCAGATCAGCGTCAGCACCGGCGGCAAGCAGGTGCTGTACAATGCGCTGATGGCGACGCTGAACCCGGGCGACGAGGTCGTCATTCCGGCGCCCTACTGGGTCAGCTATCCCGACATGGTGCGGCTGGGCGGCGGCACGCCGGTGATCGTCGAGGGCGCGGCGGAGCAGGGGTTCCGCATCACGGCGCAAGCGCTGGAGGCGGCGATCACGCCCAAGACCAAGTGGCTGATCTTCAATTCGCCGTCGAACCCGACGGGCGCGGGGTATTCGCGCGACCAGCTGCGCGCGCTGACCGATGTTCTGATGCGGCACCCGCATGTCTGGGTGATGTCGGACGACATGTACGAGCACCTGGCCTATGACGGGTTCCGGTTCGTCACGCCCGCGCAGGTCGAGCCGCAGCTTTACGACCGGACGCTGACGGTCAACGGGGTCAGCAAGGCCTATGCGATGACCGGCTGGCGGATCGGCTACGCCGGGGGCCCCGAACCGCTGATCGCGGCGATGCGCAAGGTGCAGTCGCAATCCACCACAAACCCCTGTTCGATCAGCCAATGGGCGGCGGTCGAGGCGCTGAATGGTCCGCAGGATTTCCTGGCCGACCGGGCGGCGGTTTTCGCGCGGCGGCGCGACATGGTGGTGGCGCGGCTGAACGGTTGCAGGGGCGTGACCTGCGCGATGCCCGAGGGGGCGTTCTATGTCTATCCCGGCATCGCGGACTGCATCGGCAAGACCAGCGCGGGCGGCGCGCGCATCGACAGCGACGAGGCGTTCTGCACCGCGCTGCTGGAGGAACAGGGCGTGGCGGTGGTGTTCGGCGCGGCCTTTGGCCTGAGCCCCTATTTCCGGGTCAGCTATGCCGCGTCCGATGCCGAACTGTCCGGCGCCTGCGACCGGATCGAGGCGTTCTGCGCCGGATTGAGAGACCTGTGA
- a CDS encoding YHS domain-containing (seleno)protein, which yields MTTRLTRRAALGLLAVPPVLIAAGTPVLAMEPETFQTDGIAINGIDPVAYFTDAAPVAGSPDHSVDHNGATWRFVSADNAAAFQADPEKYGARFGGYCAYAASLGYLAPTQPEAWTVYEDRLYLNANLRARELWLQDVPGNIVKGEANWPAILG from the coding sequence ATGACCACCCGACTGACCCGCCGCGCCGCTCTCGGCCTTCTGGCCGTGCCCCCCGTCCTGATCGCCGCCGGCACGCCGGTCCTGGCGATGGAGCCCGAAACCTTCCAGACCGACGGCATCGCCATCAACGGCATCGACCCGGTGGCCTATTTCACCGACGCCGCTCCGGTGGCCGGCTCGCCCGACCACAGCGTCGACCACAACGGCGCCACCTGGCGCTTCGTCTCGGCCGACAACGCCGCCGCCTTCCAGGCCGATCCCGAGAAATACGGCGCCCGCTTCGGCGGCTATTGCGCCTATGCCGCCTCGCTGGGCTATCTCGCCCCGACCCAGCCCGAGGCCTGGACGGTCTACGAGGACCGGCTCTATCTCAACGCCAACCTGCGCGCGCGCGAATTGTGGCTGCAGGACGTGCCCGGCAACATCGTCAAGGGCGAAGCCAACTGGCCCGCCATCCTGGGCTGA
- a CDS encoding inositol monophosphatase family protein: MQGSANLNIMIKAARKAGRSLVKDFREVENLQVSMKGAGDFVSRADLAAEKILREELRTARPTYGWLGEETGEEPGEDPTRRWIVDPLDGTTNFLHGLPHWAVSIALEHKGQIVAGVVFDPAKDEMFYAEKGQGAWLNDARRMRVSGRKRMVEALFATGVPFAAKKTLPAMLKDLARLMPECAGVRRFGAASLDLAYVGAGRYDGYWERELNLWDVAAGYLIAKEAGALVEGVRADQDPLESGSILCANGDLFGPFSKILRDG; this comes from the coding sequence ATGCAGGGCAGCGCCAATCTCAACATCATGATCAAGGCGGCCCGCAAGGCGGGCCGGTCGCTGGTCAAGGATTTCCGCGAAGTGGAAAACCTGCAGGTGTCGATGAAGGGCGCGGGCGATTTCGTCAGCCGTGCCGATCTTGCGGCGGAAAAGATCCTGCGCGAGGAACTGCGCACCGCGCGCCCGACCTATGGCTGGCTGGGCGAGGAGACCGGCGAGGAGCCGGGCGAGGACCCGACCCGGCGCTGGATCGTCGACCCGCTGGACGGCACGACGAACTTCCTGCACGGGCTGCCGCATTGGGCGGTGTCGATCGCGCTGGAACACAAGGGCCAGATCGTGGCGGGCGTGGTGTTCGACCCCGCCAAGGACGAGATGTTCTATGCCGAGAAGGGCCAGGGCGCCTGGCTGAACGATGCCCGCCGGATGCGGGTGTCGGGGCGCAAGCGGATGGTCGAGGCGCTGTTCGCCACCGGCGTTCCTTTCGCCGCGAAAAAGACCCTGCCGGCGATGCTCAAGGACCTGGCGCGCCTGATGCCGGAATGCGCCGGGGTGCGGCGGTTCGGGGCGGCGTCGCTGGACCTGGCCTATGTCGGCGCGGGCCGCTACGACGGCTATTGGGAGCGCGAGCTGAACCTCTGGGACGTCGCTGCGGGATACCTGATCGCGAAAGAGGCGGGCGCGCTGGTCGAAGGCGTGCGCGCCGACCAAGACCCGCTGGAAAGCGGGTCGATCCTGTGCGCCAACGGCGATCTGTTCGGACCGTTTTCCAAGATCCTGCGCGACGGCTGA
- a CDS encoding Gfo/Idh/MocA family protein produces the protein MAKSVAGARVGVALIGAGMIARTHVAALSGLHSVAQLRTIVSRRPERARHLAEHYDGQAPEFSADLSAVAADPSISMAIVATPPSVRKGVIEQLAKAGTHILLEKPVARTPEEALDVVEICEREGVTLGVLFQHRMRQPSIAAARHVAGGMLGNLGLVEIAVPLWRDQSYYDELGRGTYARDGGGVMITNAIHSIDLALSLTGPVTRVQAMTATSPLHEMEAEDFAVAGLRFANGAVGSFVASTAMYPHRTEVIRLHFDNASLRLSKDGLEISWRDGRTEIEAADGTAGSVKPLSGGRHEWHQAVIADFIDAIRVGRKPMVTGRQALVSHHLIAAIEASSRTGRPVDLAC, from the coding sequence ATGGCGAAATCTGTAGCCGGGGCGCGCGTTGGGGTGGCTCTGATAGGGGCCGGCATGATTGCCAGAACCCATGTGGCTGCCCTGTCCGGCCTGCACTCCGTGGCACAGCTCAGAACCATCGTCTCGCGCAGGCCCGAACGCGCGCGCCATCTCGCGGAACATTATGACGGTCAGGCTCCGGAATTCTCGGCCGATCTTTCGGCAGTTGCCGCAGACCCGTCCATTTCGATGGCCATCGTCGCAACACCCCCAAGCGTGCGCAAAGGCGTGATCGAACAACTCGCCAAGGCCGGAACGCATATCCTTCTTGAAAAGCCGGTCGCGCGCACCCCGGAAGAAGCGCTGGACGTCGTCGAGATCTGCGAGCGTGAAGGCGTGACGCTTGGCGTGCTGTTCCAGCACCGGATGAGGCAGCCGTCGATCGCGGCAGCCCGCCACGTCGCGGGCGGAATGCTCGGAAACCTCGGCCTGGTCGAGATCGCAGTGCCGCTATGGCGCGACCAATCCTACTATGACGAACTTGGGCGCGGCACCTACGCCCGCGACGGCGGCGGCGTGATGATCACGAACGCAATACACTCCATCGATCTGGCGCTGAGCTTGACCGGCCCCGTGACGCGCGTTCAGGCGATGACGGCAACCTCGCCCTTGCATGAAATGGAAGCAGAGGATTTCGCGGTCGCGGGCTTGCGGTTCGCAAACGGGGCTGTCGGATCATTCGTCGCCAGCACCGCCATGTACCCCCACAGAACCGAGGTCATTCGGCTCCATTTCGACAATGCGAGCCTGAGGCTCAGCAAAGACGGTCTCGAAATCTCTTGGCGCGACGGACGGACCGAGATCGAAGCGGCGGATGGCACAGCCGGAAGCGTAAAGCCTCTGTCCGGCGGCAGGCACGAATGGCATCAAGCCGTTATCGCGGATTTCATCGATGCCATTCGCGTCGGTCGCAAACCGATGGTCACCGGGCGCCAAGCGCTCGTCTCCCACCACCTGATCGCGGCCATCGAGGCGTCATCGAGAACCGGCCGTCCCGTTGACTTGGCCTGCTGA
- a CDS encoding LGFP repeat-containing protein: MSEIDTKYAALGGASGFLGAPEGPEKSTPDKVGRFRHYKHGSIYWHPLTGAHEVHGLIRAKWAKLGWEKSFLGYPKTDETDSSGGAKGRFNLFQGGAITWKSGADEAFETHGAIRSKFGQMGFEAGFLGYPTTDETKTPDKVGRFNHFEGGSIYWKPTISAHEVHGLIRGLWQSQGWEKGELGYPISDELPAFKGSKHRFNDFENGVAYWKHGSKKAVPLSKFVLFDASRTAAEMVASISEAILPEIKKDDRIYIKSGPKLTGVTDYAWNGARVRNRLYKIHVGGGIDVSALPDPTFTIDFLIGVDFNREKKQIWTYLDSAKFHAHVPFPTSIGLDASEITGKIKKALDPLVGKPQGMTTISENKAHILSVKVMKNGDLNTYLVPLADA, from the coding sequence ATGTCAGAGATTGATACCAAGTATGCCGCCCTGGGCGGCGCGTCGGGATTCCTGGGCGCCCCCGAGGGCCCCGAGAAATCCACCCCCGACAAGGTCGGCCGGTTCCGCCACTACAAGCACGGGTCGATCTACTGGCACCCGCTGACCGGCGCGCACGAGGTGCACGGGCTGATCCGGGCCAAATGGGCCAAGCTGGGTTGGGAAAAGTCGTTTCTGGGTTATCCCAAGACCGACGAGACCGACAGCAGCGGCGGCGCCAAGGGGCGGTTCAACCTGTTCCAGGGCGGCGCGATCACCTGGAAAAGCGGTGCCGACGAGGCGTTCGAGACCCACGGCGCGATCCGCAGCAAGTTCGGGCAAATGGGGTTCGAGGCGGGGTTCCTGGGCTATCCCACCACCGACGAGACCAAGACCCCGGACAAGGTGGGCCGGTTCAACCATTTCGAGGGCGGCTCGATCTACTGGAAGCCGACGATCTCGGCGCATGAGGTGCACGGGCTGATCCGTGGGCTGTGGCAGTCGCAGGGCTGGGAAAAGGGCGAGCTGGGCTATCCGATCTCGGACGAATTGCCGGCGTTCAAGGGCTCGAAACACCGGTTCAACGATTTCGAGAACGGCGTGGCGTACTGGAAGCATGGCAGCAAGAAGGCGGTGCCGTTGTCCAAGTTCGTGCTGTTCGACGCCAGCCGCACCGCAGCCGAGATGGTCGCGTCGATCTCGGAGGCCATACTGCCGGAGATCAAGAAGGACGACCGGATCTACATCAAGAGCGGCCCCAAGCTGACCGGGGTGACGGATTATGCCTGGAACGGCGCGCGGGTGCGCAACCGGCTGTACAAGATCCATGTCGGAGGCGGTATCGATGTCTCGGCTCTGCCGGACCCGACATTCACCATCGACTTTCTGATCGGGGTCGATTTCAACCGCGAGAAAAAGCAGATCTGGACCTACCTGGACAGTGCCAAGTTCCATGCGCATGTGCCGTTTCCGACGTCGATCGGCCTGGACGCCAGCGAGATCACCGGCAAGATCAAGAAGGCGCTGGACCCGCTGGTGGGCAAGCCGCAGGGCATGACCACGATCAGCGAGAACAAGGCGCATATCCTGTCGGTCAAGGTGATGAAGAACGGCGACCTGAATACCTACCTGGTGCCGCTGGCGGATGCCTAG
- a CDS encoding GFA family protein — MTDPVRATCHCGAVELRVTLSAPLSSARRCDCSYCRRRAQPTVSAPQGGVQVVRGADNLTLYQWGTKTAKHYFCKTCGIYLFHHRRAAPNDIGVNLYAIDGTEPRDFEPLGWTDGVNHPSDR, encoded by the coding sequence ATGACCGATCCCGTCAGGGCCACCTGCCATTGCGGCGCCGTGGAACTGCGCGTGACGCTGTCGGCACCACTGTCCAGCGCCCGGCGCTGCGACTGTTCCTATTGCCGCCGCCGCGCCCAGCCCACGGTCAGCGCGCCGCAAGGCGGCGTGCAGGTCGTCCGCGGCGCCGACAACCTGACGCTTTATCAATGGGGCACGAAGACCGCGAAACACTACTTCTGCAAGACCTGCGGCATCTACCTGTTCCACCATCGTCGAGCCGCGCCCAACGATATCGGCGTCAATCTCTACGCCATCGACGGCACCGAGCCGCGCGATTTCGAACCGCTGGGCTGGACCGACGGCGTCAACCACCCCTCCGACCGCTAG
- a CDS encoding rhomboid family intramembrane serine protease, translated as MFPIRDHNPSGRVPYVTYALIAANVVVFLSYWALFSNPRALNGFFAEYALIPALVSQGDGYAGFLTSMFLHGGLMHIAGNMLFLFIFGDNIEDEMGHAGFALFYLASGLAAGAVHYLSEPFSPVPTVGASGAIAGVMGGYLLMFPKARVDVLIILVVIFRVLPIPAWIMLGLWFGMQLFGGFGTPAGQGGVAYWAHAGGFVAGLVLALPVWLRKGGPAFWARTEGHPPHPEARYTLQRSRIPRIRR; from the coding sequence ATGTTCCCGATCCGCGATCACAACCCCTCGGGCCGCGTGCCCTATGTCACCTACGCGCTGATCGCCGCCAACGTGGTGGTGTTCCTCAGCTACTGGGCGCTGTTCTCGAACCCCCGCGCGCTCAACGGCTTTTTCGCCGAATACGCGCTGATCCCCGCGCTGGTCAGCCAGGGCGACGGCTATGCCGGTTTCCTGACCTCGATGTTCCTGCATGGCGGGCTGATGCACATCGCGGGCAACATGCTGTTCCTGTTCATCTTCGGCGACAATATCGAGGACGAGATGGGCCATGCCGGCTTTGCGCTGTTCTACCTGGCCAGCGGGTTGGCGGCGGGCGCGGTGCATTACCTGTCCGAGCCGTTCTCGCCGGTGCCCACCGTGGGCGCCTCGGGCGCCATCGCCGGGGTGATGGGCGGCTATCTGCTGATGTTCCCCAAGGCCCGGGTCGACGTGCTGATCATCCTGGTGGTGATCTTCCGCGTGCTGCCGATCCCGGCCTGGATCATGCTGGGGCTGTGGTTCGGCATGCAGCTGTTCGGCGGGTTCGGCACGCCTGCGGGCCAGGGCGGCGTCGCCTATTGGGCCCATGCCGGCGGCTTCGTCGCCGGGCTGGTGCTGGCGCTGCCGGTCTGGCTGCGCAAGGGCGGACCGGCCTTCTGGGCGCGCACCGAAGGCCACCCGCCCCACCCCGAGGCGCGCTATACCCTGCAGCGCAGCCGCATCCCGCGGATCCGGCGATGA